The sequence GCGATGTTGTTGCAAACGCCTACGCAAAAAATCTTGGTGGGTGGCGATAGCGGCTTCGGAAATCATTTTGCAGAAATAGGCAAAAAGTTTGCGCCGATAGATTGGGCAATTATGGAAAATGGCCAGTACAATTTGGCTTGGCAGGCAATACACTCGCTACCCGAAGAAACGCTCAAAGCCGCACAACTCCTTCAGGCAAAACACGTTATACCTGTACATTCGTCCAAATTCGAGTTGGCATTGCACGCTTGGGACGAGCCACTAAACGAAATTACGCGCCTCAATGCCCAATACGGCCTTGATTTGGTTACGCCAAAAATCGGGCAAGTGGTGCGCTTCACCGACGAGCCGCAGCACTTCGGGCAATGGTGGAAAGAGGTGAAATAACACGACTTTCTTACCCGAACCTTTCCAAATTTTTAGGCCTTGTTTTTGTGAAAATAAAATCAATGCTTTACTTTTGGGCATCGTTTGCGGCTCAATTTCCATGTAAGCAAATGTAAATCAACAAGATACAACATGAAAATCAGTTTATCAAAAGCATTGGCAATACAAAACAACGCTGGCAAGCAAATGGCAGCGGTGATGTGTTGTTGTATGATGAAACATACAACCTTGTATTGCTGTGTCTGATATAACGCGTTTTCTACACCATAAACTTTAGAAAAGGGCTTTACCACACAGCGTAAAGCCCTTTTTTTATTTTCTTTTCGTTAAGCGCACACCCCATTTGAGTACCTATCAAAAACATTTATTTAACTTTTTGTTCAATGATTTCAATACAGAACATTTCTAAAACTTTTACGCTCAAAAGCAAGACGTTCAAAGCTTTAGACCAAGTAAATATGGAAATTGCGGAAGGGGACATAGTCGGCATTATTGGCAGTTCGGGCGCAGGCAAAAGCACTTTGATTCGGTGTATCAACCTGCTGGAAAAACCCGACAACGGCGCAATTGTGGTCAGGGGGCGCGACCTTACCAAGCTCAACGCCTCCGAACTGGCCGCAGAGCGCAAAAAAATCGGCATGATATTCCAGCATTTCAACTTGCTTTCTTCGCGTACCGTATTCGAAAATGTGGCTTTGCCGCTCGAATTAGACAAAGCCAACAAAACGCACATTCAGGCCAAAGTAACGGAACTGCTGAAAATAGTTGGATTGGAACACAAAGCAGACGAGTATCCCAAGAATTTGTCGGGCGGCCAAAAACAACGCGTTGCCATTGCCAGAGCTTTGGCCAACGACCCGCATTTGTTGCTTTGCGATGAGGCAACCAGTGCTTTAGACCCCATCACGACCCAGTCCATTTTGCAACTGCTCCGCGACATCAACCAGCGTTTGCGGATTACGGTTTTGCTCATCACGCACGAAATGGAAGTCGTAAAAGCCATTTGTAACCATGTGGCCGTTATTGACCATGGCCAACTGGTAGCCAAAGGCACGTTGGAAAACATTTTGTTCAACAACTCCCACCCCATTATCCGACAATTTTTAAATACCAAAAACATGACGATTCCTTCAGATTTTAATAAAACACTTCAATCGCAACAAAACGACGGCTTGTTTCCGCTCGTAGAAATAGAACTCAACGGCAGAGTTGCTTTTGAGGATTTGGTAGATACGATTTACCATCATTACAAAGTGCCTTACAAAATTATTCGGGCAGAAATAGAATATATCGGCAAAAA is a genomic window of Flexibacter flexilis DSM 6793 containing:
- a CDS encoding methionine ABC transporter ATP-binding protein, producing MISIQNISKTFTLKSKTFKALDQVNMEIAEGDIVGIIGSSGAGKSTLIRCINLLEKPDNGAIVVRGRDLTKLNASELAAERKKIGMIFQHFNLLSSRTVFENVALPLELDKANKTHIQAKVTELLKIVGLEHKADEYPKNLSGGQKQRVAIARALANDPHLLLCDEATSALDPITTQSILQLLRDINQRLRITVLLITHEMEVVKAICNHVAVIDHGQLVAKGTLENILFNNSHPIIRQFLNTKNMTIPSDFNKTLQSQQNDGLFPLVEIELNGRVAFEDLVDTIYHHYKVPYKIIRAEIEYIGKKNFGKALLQLQGNADHNADVINYFNQHKIYNSVRGYA